In Porites lutea chromosome 1, jaPorLute2.1, whole genome shotgun sequence, a single genomic region encodes these proteins:
- the LOC140947411 gene encoding histone H2B, gonadal-like yields the protein MGYHYMAPKVAGKKGEKRAGKAKAPSDGKKKRRGKRKESYAIYIYKVLKQVHPDTGISSKAMGIMNSFVNDIFERIATEASRLAHYNKKSTISSREIQTAIRLLLPGELAKHAVSEGTKAVTKYTSSK from the coding sequence ACATGGCACCCAAAGTTGCAGGAAAGAAAGGCGAGAAGAGAGCTGGAAAGGCAAAGGCTCCATCTGAtggaaagaagaagaggaggggaaagagaaaggaaagctATGCCATCTACATCTACAAGGTGTTGAAGCAAGTTCACCCTGACACAGGTATCTCCAGCAAAGCCATGGGCATCATGAACTCGTTCGTTAACGACATCTTCGAGCGCATCGCCACCGAAGCTTCCCGCCttgcccactacaacaagaaatcAACCATCAGTTCTCGCGAGATCCAGACCGCCATCAGGCTGCTTCTGCCCGGTGAACTGGCCAAACACGCTGTCAGTGAAGGAACCAAGGCTGTGACCAAGTACACCAGCAGCAAGTAA
- the LOC140947422 gene encoding histone H2A-like, with translation MSGRGKGKAKGTKSKSRSSRAGLQFPVGRIHRLLRKGNYAERVGAGAPVYLAAVLEYLSAEILELAGNAARDNKKTRIIPRHLQLAVRNDEELNKLLAGVTIAQGGVLPNIQAVLLPKKTEKKAKA, from the coding sequence ATGTCTGGTCGCGGTAAAGGAAAGGCAAAGGGCACCAAGTCCAAAAGCCGATCATCCCGAGCAGGGCTTCAGTTCCCTGTTGGACGTATCCACCGTCTTCTTCGCAAAGGCAACTATGCTGAGCGTGTTGGCGCTGGTGCCCCAGTCTACTTGGCTGCAGTGCTCGAGTATTTGAGCGCTGAGATCCTTGAGTTGGCGGGTAACGCTGCCCGTGACAACAAGAAGACTAGAATCATTCCCCGTCACCTTCAGCTTGCTGTCCGCAACGACGAAGAGTTGAACAAACTGCTCGCCGGCGTCACCATCGCGCAAGgaggtgttcttcccaacatccAGGCTGTTCTTCTTCCCAAGAAGACTGAGAAGAAAGCAAAAGCTTAA
- the LOC140947385 gene encoding uncharacterized protein, whose translation MSEVAQTKSPAKKKPSKPKKPADHPPYSEMIKAAIVALKERGGSSRQAIEKYIKANYKVGEVGPHLKTALKRGVAAGKLVHTKGVGASGSFKVPKEEKKAPKKPAKKPKKPAAKKVAKKPAAKKPAAKKPAAKKKPAKKAAVKKPSKKSSPKKTAAKKPAAKKATGKKTKKPAAKKPAKKTAAKKPAKK comes from the coding sequence AAAGCCAGCTGATCATCCACCATACAGTGAGATGATCAAGGCTGCTATTGTAGCTCTGAAAGAGCGAGGCGGATCTTCGCGCCAAGCCATCGAGAAGTACATCAAAGCCAACTACAAGGTTGGTGAAGTCGGCCCACACTTGAAGACGGCTCTCAAGAGAGGAGTTGCTGCTGGAAAGTTAGTACACACCAAAGGAGTTGGCGCTTCTGGCTCCTTCAAGGTGCCCAAGGAGGAAAAGAAGGCTCCGAAGAAACCGGCGAAGAAGCCAAAGAAGCCCGCCGCCAAGAAGGTAGCAAAGAAACCCGCGGCTAAAAAGCCAGCGGCGAAGAAACCAGCGGCTAAGAAGAAGCCAGCCAAGAAAGCAGCAGTTAAAAAGCCAAGTAAGAAATCGTCACCGAAAAAGACTGCAGCAAAGAAACCAGCCGCCAAAAAAGCTACAGGAAAGAAGACAAAGAAGCCTGCAgccaaaaagcccgccaagAAAactgccgccaaaaagcccgctaAGAAGTAA